One segment of Brassica napus cultivar Da-Ae chromosome C3, Da-Ae, whole genome shotgun sequence DNA contains the following:
- the LOC106414782 gene encoding probable pectinesterase 29, protein MGNRRLFIALFCCFCLQHIIEAYHQQVFVDQSGHSNFTKIQKAIDSVPVNNRHWFFINVAAGLYREKIKIPYDKPFIVIVGAGKRNTRVEWDDHDSVAQSPTFATVADNTVIKSLTFVNTYNFPNKGKVNRNPRIPAVAALINGDKCAFYSVGFSGVQDTLWDADGRHFFHRCTIQGAVDFIFGNGQSIYKKCVINVLGATLKPGVAGYITAQGRINPYDASGFVFTDSLVYRSGKAFLGRPWRSYARVIFYNTDLTDVVVPQGWDSWHFRGHVSQLTFAEIGCYGSGSNTGRRVSWVKKLSGFSVQSLINLDFINSGGWVQALPIPV, encoded by the exons ATGGGAAATCGTCGACTTTTCATCGCTCTTTTCTGTTGTTTTTGCTTACAACATATCATCGAAGCGTACCACCAACAAGTGTTCGTAGATCAATCGGGTCATTCAAATTTCACGAAAATACAAAAGGCTATTGATTCGGTCCCAGTCAACAACCGCCATTGGTTCTTCATCAACGTTGCAGCCGGCCTTTACAG GGAGAAAATAAAGATACCCTATGATAAACCGTTCATAGTAATAGTTGGAGCTGGAAAGAGGAACACTAGAGTTGAATGGGACGATCATGACTCGGTTGCACAAAGCCCTACCTTTGCTACTGTCGCCGATAACACCGTCATTAAAAGCCTGACATTCGTG AATACGTACAATTTCCCGAATAAAGGGAAAGTGAACAGAAACCCTAGGATCCCTGCCGTGGCGGCGTTGATCAACGGTGATAAATGTGCTTTTTACTCGGTAGGGTTTTCTGGAGTTCAAGACACCTTGTGGGATGCTGATGGCCGACACTTCTTCCACCGCTGCACTATCCAAGGCGCCGTTGATTTCATATTTGGTAACGGCCAATCTATTTACAAG AAATGCGTGATAAACGTGCTAGGAGCGACGCTAAAACCGGGGGTAGCTGGTTACATAACGGCTCAAGGACGGATCAACCCGTATGACGCTAGCGGATTTGTGTTCACGGACAGCCTCGTTTACAGATCGGGGAAGGCTTTCTTGGGCAGACCGTGGCGCAGTTACGCTCGAGTGATCTTTTACAACACAGACCTGACCGACGTGGTTGTTCCCCAAGGTTGGGACTCATGGCACTTTAGGGGCCATGTATCTCAGCTGACGTTTGCAGAGATTGGATGCTATGGGAGTGGATCAAATACGGGGAGACGTGTGAGCTGGGTTAAGAAGCTGAGTGGATTCAGTGTTCAAAGTTTGATTAATCTCGACTTCATTAACAGTGGTGGATGGGTTCAAGCTTTGCCCATTCCtgtttga